In Deinococcus misasensis DSM 22328, the genomic stretch TGCCAGACCGCTTGCAACGCCAGACTGTTGCCATGGATGTCAGACAGGACCGCAACCCTCACAGGTTCTGGTGAATCCAATCTGCCACACCCAGCTTTTCAGGCTCAGGGACGTGCTCGGTGGCAAGAGAACGCAATCTCTCGCCCGCGTGGCCCACAGCGATCCTCTGGCCTGCCCACTCGAACATGCTGATGTCATTGACCCCATCTCCAAAAGCCACCACCTCATCTGCAGTGTAGCCATAATGTTGGGCCAGCAAAGAAAGGGCATGCCCTTTGGAACTGCCCTGTGGCAGCACCTCCAGCACCGTGTGGTCCCACGGGTAAAATTGCCCCTGCACCTGAGTGTGGATGTCCTTGCCCAGAAGCGTCAGGTCCTCACCATAAATCACGATCTTGTTCACGGTCTCCGGGGTCAGTTTTTCCAGAGGGGTGACGATGTGACCTTCGGTTTCTGCCCACGAAAAGAAAGGATCAGACAGGTCTTCCAGAAACAGATGGGTGGGGCTGCACATGAAAAACTTGGCTTTCCCATGTTTCTTGAGCAGATCCAGCGTGGTCTGCACCTGCTGGGCACCGATGAACACCTCGTGGTGCATCTCTTGCCCTGTAGCGTGCACCCTTGAGCCCTGACAACTGCCAAAATGCGAATCGACCTGCAAGGCATTCAGAAAAGGCCGGGCACTGCGGTCGGTGCGTCCGGTGATCACGGTGATGTGATGCCCCTTGCTGCGTGCATACCGGATGGCCTCGCGGATTTTCTCGGGAAGTTCAAACTTGCGGGTGACAATGGTTCCGTCCAGATCGAAAGCAAGCAACATAGGGTATTTTATGCATCCATGCATGAGGGTTTGCAGTGGGCCTGATGGCTTAGATCTAAACAAATGAAAGTTGCTGAGGGCATAGGGCCGAGAGCCGAGGGCCAAAGAAATGCCGAGAGCCGAGGGCCGAGGGCTACAAAGGCTTTGGCTGAAGCATTCACGGTGCAGCACGCTGTCTTGTACAAAACAGGAGACCACATGCTGGTCTCCTTGTCCGCTGCGCCCCTGCACAATTTCCTTG encodes the following:
- a CDS encoding Cof-type HAD-IIB family hydrolase codes for the protein MLLAFDLDGTIVTRKFELPEKIREAIRYARSKGHHITVITGRTDRSARPFLNALQVDSHFGSCQGSRVHATGQEMHHEVFIGAQQVQTTLDLLKKHGKAKFFMCSPTHLFLEDLSDPFFSWAETEGHIVTPLEKLTPETVNKIVIYGEDLTLLGKDIHTQVQGQFYPWDHTVLEVLPQGSSKGHALSLLAQHYGYTADEVVAFGDGVNDISMFEWAGQRIAVGHAGERLRSLATEHVPEPEKLGVADWIHQNL